The Streptomyces sp. Mut1 genome window below encodes:
- a CDS encoding ATP-dependent DNA helicase UvrD2, with product MTSATHSTLFPQVPDTADAVLDGLDPEQREVATALQGPVCVLAGAGTGKTRAITHRIAYGVRAGILQPSSVLAVTFTNRAAGEMRGRLRQLGAGGVQARTFHSAALRQLQYFWPKAVGGNLPRLLERKVQLVAEAAARCGIRLDRNELRDVTGEIEWAKVTQTVPADYPAMVAKSQRDAPRDPAEISQVYAMYEQLKRERTVIDFEDVLLLTVGILQDRHDIADHVRRQYQHFVVDEYQDVSPLQQRLLDLWLGDRDSLCVVGDAGQTIYSFTGATPDHLLGFRTRHPGATVVKLVRDYRSTPQVVHLANGLLAQATGRAAEHRLDLVSQRERGPEPAFVEYADEPAEAEGTARRIRDLIAAGVPAGEIAVLYRVNAQSEVYEQALADAGVPYQLRGAERFFERPEVREAGIALRGAARAGGNDSLLDDAEGLPAEVRAVLSTKGWRSEPPAGSGAVRDRWESLAALVRLAEDFERAKPGATLSDLVAELDERAAAQHAPTVQGVTLASLHSAKGLEWDAVFLVGLTEGMMPITYAKTAEQVEEERRLLYVGVTRARHHLALSWSLSRSPGGRPGRRPTRFLNGLRPGSAGPGGRSAAGTAAGGGGVERPVVARRKPRGPARCRVCGKTLTDAGEMKLMRCDDCPSDMDEALYERLHDWRAVRAREIGQPAYCVFTDKTLMAIAEAVPGSEGDLAGISGVGARKLGRFGAAVLDICAGGDGSEGSAEADGEM from the coding sequence GTGACATCAGCAACGCACTCCACCCTCTTCCCTCAGGTCCCCGACACCGCCGACGCCGTCCTGGACGGGCTCGACCCCGAGCAGCGCGAGGTCGCCACGGCCCTGCAGGGCCCGGTGTGCGTGCTGGCCGGAGCCGGTACGGGCAAGACGCGTGCCATCACGCACCGCATCGCCTACGGGGTGCGCGCCGGGATACTCCAGCCGTCGAGCGTGCTGGCCGTCACCTTCACCAACCGGGCCGCCGGCGAGATGCGCGGCCGGCTGCGGCAGCTGGGAGCCGGTGGGGTGCAGGCGCGCACCTTCCACTCCGCCGCGCTGCGGCAGCTCCAGTACTTCTGGCCGAAAGCGGTCGGTGGCAATCTGCCCCGGCTGCTGGAGCGCAAGGTCCAGCTGGTGGCCGAGGCGGCGGCCCGCTGCGGCATCCGGCTCGACCGCAACGAGCTGCGGGACGTCACCGGCGAGATCGAGTGGGCCAAGGTCACCCAGACCGTGCCCGCCGACTACCCCGCCATGGTCGCCAAGTCCCAGCGGGACGCCCCGCGCGACCCGGCGGAGATCTCCCAGGTCTACGCGATGTACGAGCAGCTGAAGCGCGAGCGGACGGTGATCGACTTCGAGGACGTGCTCCTCCTGACCGTCGGTATCCTCCAGGACCGGCACGACATCGCCGACCACGTCCGCCGCCAGTACCAGCACTTCGTGGTGGACGAGTACCAGGACGTGAGCCCGCTCCAGCAGCGGCTGCTCGATCTCTGGCTCGGCGACCGGGACAGTCTCTGCGTCGTCGGTGACGCGGGCCAGACGATCTACTCCTTCACCGGGGCCACTCCCGACCACCTGCTGGGCTTCCGCACCCGCCACCCGGGGGCCACGGTCGTCAAGCTCGTCCGCGACTACCGCTCCACCCCCCAGGTCGTCCACCTGGCCAACGGGCTGCTCGCCCAGGCCACCGGCCGGGCCGCCGAGCACCGCCTCGACCTGGTCTCCCAGCGCGAGCGCGGCCCCGAGCCCGCCTTCGTGGAGTACGCGGACGAGCCGGCCGAGGCCGAGGGAACCGCCCGCCGCATCCGCGACCTGATCGCCGCGGGCGTCCCGGCCGGTGAGATCGCCGTCCTCTACCGGGTCAACGCCCAGTCCGAGGTCTACGAGCAGGCCCTCGCGGACGCGGGCGTGCCCTACCAGCTCAGGGGCGCGGAGCGCTTCTTCGAGCGCCCCGAGGTGCGCGAGGCGGGCATCGCACTGCGCGGGGCGGCCCGCGCGGGGGGCAACGACTCCCTGCTCGACGACGCGGAGGGCCTGCCCGCCGAGGTGCGGGCGGTGCTCTCCACGAAGGGGTGGCGCAGCGAGCCGCCCGCCGGTTCCGGTGCGGTGCGCGACCGCTGGGAGTCCCTGGCCGCCCTGGTCAGGCTCGCCGAGGACTTCGAACGGGCCAAGCCGGGCGCGACCCTCTCCGACCTGGTCGCCGAGCTCGACGAGCGGGCCGCCGCCCAGCACGCCCCCACCGTGCAGGGCGTGACCCTGGCCTCGCTGCACTCGGCGAAGGGCCTGGAGTGGGACGCGGTGTTCCTGGTCGGGCTGACCGAGGGCATGATGCCGATCACCTACGCCAAGACGGCCGAGCAGGTCGAGGAGGAACGCCGCCTGCTGTACGTCGGCGTCACCCGGGCCCGCCACCACCTCGCGCTGTCGTGGTCGCTGTCCCGTTCGCCCGGCGGCCGGCCCGGACGGCGGCCGACCCGCTTCCTGAACGGGCTGCGCCCCGGCTCGGCCGGGCCCGGCGGCCGGAGCGCGGCGGGCACCGCGGCCGGTGGCGGGGGCGTCGAGCGGCCGGTGGTGGCCCGTCGCAAGCCCCGGGGTCCCGCGCGGTGCCGGGTCTGCGGCAAGACCCTGACGGATGCCGGCGAGATGAAGCTGATGCGCTGCGACGACTGCCCGTCCGACATGGACGAGGCACTGTACGAGCGCCTGCACGACTGGCGGGCGGTCCGGGCGCGGGAGATCGGCCAGCCCGCGTACTGCGTGTTCACCGACAAGACACTGATGGCGATCGCGGAGGCGGTGCCCGGCAGCGAGGGGGATCTGGCCGGGATCTCCGGGGTCGGCGCGCGGAAGCTGGGCCGCTTCGGTGCCGCTGTCCTGGACATCTGCGCAGGTGGGGACGGGAGCGAGGGGAGCGCGGAGGCCGACGGGGAGATGTGA
- a CDS encoding UvrD-helicase domain-containing protein, translated as MSPRLTDPEQLKELLGIPFTPEQTACITAPPAPQVIVAGAGSGKTTVMAARVVWLVGTGQVAPEQVLGLTFTNKAAGELAERVRKALVAAGVTDPDAIDPDDPPGEPGISTYHAFAGRLLTEHGLRIGLEPTTRLLADATRYQLAARVLREAPGPYPALTRSFPTLVSDLLALDAELAEHLVRPEQLAEYDAELLRTLETARLSNAELRRIPETAEARRELLTLTRRYREAKRSRDLLDFGDQIALSAELALTRPEVGAILRDEYRVVLLDEYQDTSVAQRLLLSALFGSGPDGAACGHAVTAVGDPCQAIYGWRGASVANLDDFPSHFPHADGTPATRYSLSENRRSGGRLLHLANNLAAPLRAMHEGVEALRPAPGAEHDGLVRCALLRTHADELAWLADSIAHLVRTGKAPGEIAVLCRTAGDFPEIQAALVARDIPVEVVGLSGLLHLPEVADLVAVCEVLQDPGANAALVRLLTGPRWRIGPRDLALLGRRARLLVHRAAHGDDEDFDPDRRLAEAVEGVDPAEVISLADALDTFLDAGGQEDDRLPFSADARVRFARLAAELRELRRSLADPLMDVLHRVLSTTGLEVELSASPQALAARRRETLGNFLDVAARFAAVDGEATLLAFLGFLRTAAQYEKGLDNALPGGENTVKVLTAHKSKGLEWDVVAVPGLVAGQFPSGQSRDAWTTQSQVLPHALRGDRATLPALHTVDAKGLKGLKGFKEEMKEHQHTEELRLGYVTFTRPRTLLLGSGHWWGPSQKKPRGPSAFLHALYEHCAAGYGEIEAWEDGPAETEENPALSEAAADHAWPLPLDATALARRRAAADTVLDHLAAVTGEASRAEETARPEGPPFPDDEPFPEDGVFDGDALPDEEDPFEEDPFLDDAPFPDDAPFPGGDDGKPPLPHVPAARTPAPAPARLTPEEARTLASWDRDLDALAGELRRARATVRDVLVPASLSATQLLRLADDPDGFARELARPMPRPPQPAARRGTRFHAWVESRFEELPLPMLGPDELPGGDESDADIADERDLAELKEAFERTPYARRTPYRVETPFQITLAGRIIRGRIDAVYRTGDTYEIVDWKTSRTNTADPLQLAVYRLAWAELHGLALTDVTATFLFVRSGESVRPARLPGRPELERILLDEPPPSDG; from the coding sequence GTGTCCCCGCGCCTCACCGATCCCGAGCAGCTCAAGGAGCTTCTCGGCATCCCCTTCACCCCGGAGCAGACGGCCTGCATCACCGCGCCGCCCGCCCCGCAGGTGATCGTGGCCGGAGCCGGGTCGGGGAAGACCACGGTGATGGCGGCGCGTGTGGTGTGGCTGGTCGGCACCGGACAGGTCGCCCCCGAGCAGGTCCTCGGGCTCACCTTCACCAACAAGGCGGCCGGCGAGCTCGCCGAGCGCGTACGCAAGGCCCTCGTCGCGGCCGGCGTCACCGACCCGGACGCCATCGACCCGGACGACCCCCCGGGCGAGCCCGGCATCTCCACGTACCACGCCTTCGCCGGCCGCCTCCTGACCGAGCACGGCCTGCGCATCGGCCTCGAACCGACCACGCGCCTCCTCGCCGACGCCACCCGCTACCAGCTCGCCGCCCGCGTGCTGCGCGAGGCACCCGGCCCCTACCCCGCCCTGACCAGGTCCTTCCCCACCCTGGTCAGCGACCTGCTGGCCCTCGACGCCGAGCTGGCCGAACACCTCGTGCGCCCCGAACAGCTCGCGGAGTACGACGCCGAGCTGCTGCGCACCCTGGAGACCGCCAGGCTCAGCAACGCGGAACTGCGCAGGATCCCCGAGACCGCCGAGGCCCGCCGCGAGCTGCTCACGCTGACCCGGCGCTACCGCGAGGCGAAGCGGAGCCGCGACCTCCTCGACTTCGGCGACCAGATCGCCCTCTCCGCCGAGCTGGCCCTCACCCGCCCCGAGGTCGGCGCGATCCTGCGCGACGAATACCGGGTCGTCCTGCTCGACGAATACCAGGACACCTCCGTCGCCCAGCGCCTCCTGCTCTCCGCCCTCTTCGGCAGCGGCCCCGACGGCGCCGCCTGCGGACACGCCGTGACCGCCGTCGGCGACCCCTGCCAGGCCATCTACGGCTGGCGCGGCGCCTCCGTCGCCAACCTGGACGACTTCCCCAGCCACTTCCCGCACGCCGACGGCACCCCCGCCACCCGCTACTCCCTCAGCGAGAACCGCCGCAGCGGCGGCCGCCTCCTCCACCTCGCCAACAACCTCGCCGCACCCCTGCGCGCCATGCACGAGGGCGTCGAGGCCCTGCGCCCCGCCCCCGGCGCCGAGCACGACGGCCTCGTCCGCTGCGCCCTGCTGCGCACCCACGCCGATGAGCTGGCCTGGCTCGCCGACTCCATCGCCCACCTCGTACGCACCGGCAAGGCACCCGGCGAGATCGCCGTCCTGTGCCGCACCGCCGGTGACTTCCCCGAGATCCAGGCCGCGCTGGTCGCCCGGGACATCCCGGTCGAGGTCGTCGGCCTCTCCGGGCTGCTCCACCTCCCCGAGGTCGCCGACCTCGTCGCCGTCTGCGAGGTCCTCCAGGACCCGGGGGCCAACGCCGCCCTGGTCCGCCTGCTCACCGGCCCCCGCTGGCGGATCGGCCCCCGCGACCTGGCCCTGCTCGGCCGCCGGGCCCGCCTCCTCGTCCACCGCGCGGCCCACGGCGACGACGAGGACTTCGACCCCGACCGCCGGCTCGCCGAGGCCGTCGAGGGGGTGGACCCGGCCGAGGTGATCTCCCTCGCCGACGCCCTGGACACCTTCCTCGACGCGGGCGGCCAGGAGGACGACCGGCTTCCGTTCTCCGCCGATGCCCGGGTCCGCTTCGCCCGCCTCGCCGCCGAACTGCGCGAGCTGCGCCGCTCGCTCGCCGACCCGCTGATGGACGTGCTCCACCGGGTCCTGAGCACGACCGGCCTGGAAGTCGAGCTCTCCGCCTCCCCGCAGGCACTCGCCGCCCGCCGCCGCGAGACCCTGGGCAACTTCCTGGACGTCGCGGCCCGCTTCGCCGCCGTCGACGGCGAGGCCACCCTGCTCGCCTTCCTGGGCTTCCTGCGCACCGCCGCCCAGTACGAAAAGGGCCTGGACAACGCGCTGCCCGGCGGCGAGAACACCGTCAAGGTCCTCACCGCCCACAAGTCCAAGGGCCTGGAGTGGGACGTCGTCGCCGTGCCCGGCCTGGTCGCGGGCCAGTTCCCCAGCGGCCAGTCCCGCGACGCCTGGACCACCCAGTCCCAGGTCCTCCCGCACGCCCTGCGCGGCGACCGGGCCACGCTGCCCGCCCTCCACACCGTCGACGCCAAGGGCCTCAAGGGCCTCAAGGGCTTCAAGGAGGAGATGAAGGAGCACCAGCACACCGAGGAGCTGCGACTCGGTTACGTCACCTTCACCCGCCCCCGCACCCTGCTGCTCGGCTCCGGCCACTGGTGGGGCCCCAGCCAGAAGAAGCCGCGCGGCCCGTCCGCCTTCCTGCACGCGCTGTACGAGCACTGCGCCGCCGGGTACGGCGAGATCGAGGCCTGGGAGGACGGGCCGGCCGAGACCGAGGAGAACCCGGCCCTGTCCGAGGCCGCCGCCGACCACGCCTGGCCGCTGCCTCTGGACGCCACCGCCCTGGCCCGCCGCCGCGCGGCCGCGGACACGGTGCTGGACCACCTGGCGGCGGTGACGGGGGAGGCGTCGCGGGCCGAGGAGACCGCCCGCCCGGAGGGGCCGCCGTTCCCCGACGACGAGCCGTTCCCGGAGGACGGCGTGTTCGACGGGGACGCCCTGCCCGACGAGGAGGACCCGTTCGAGGAGGACCCGTTCCTGGACGACGCGCCGTTCCCGGACGACGCGCCGTTCCCCGGCGGTGACGACGGCAAACCGCCGCTTCCCCACGTCCCGGCGGCCCGCACCCCCGCCCCCGCCCCCGCGCGGCTCACGCCCGAGGAGGCCCGCACCCTCGCCTCCTGGGACCGCGACCTCGACGCGCTCGCCGGGGAGCTGCGCCGCGCCCGCGCCACCGTGCGCGACGTCCTCGTCCCCGCCTCCCTCTCCGCCACCCAGCTGCTGCGCCTCGCCGACGACCCCGACGGCTTCGCCCGGGAGCTGGCCCGGCCGATGCCCCGCCCGCCGCAGCCGGCCGCCCGCCGGGGCACCCGCTTCCACGCCTGGGTCGAGTCCCGGTTCGAGGAGCTGCCGCTGCCCATGCTCGGCCCCGACGAGCTGCCCGGCGGCGACGAGAGCGACGCCGACATCGCCGACGAGCGCGACCTCGCCGAGCTGAAGGAGGCCTTCGAGCGCACCCCGTACGCCCGCCGCACCCCGTACCGCGTGGAGACGCCCTTCCAGATCACACTGGCCGGGCGGATCATCCGGGGCCGGATCGACGCCGTGTACCGCACGGGGGACACGTACGAGATCGTCGACTGGAAGACCAGCCGCACCAACACCGCCGACCCCCTCCAGCTCGCCGTCTACCGGCTGGCCTGGGCCGAGCTGCACGGCCTCGCGCTCACCGACGTCACGGCGACGTTCCTCTTCGTCCGCAGCGGCGAGAGCGTCCGCCCGGCCCGCCTCCCGGGCCGCCCGGAGCTGGAGCGCATCCTCCTGGACGAGCCACCTCCGTCGGACGGATAA
- a CDS encoding SAM-dependent methyltransferase encodes MSADAPAPDATELRKRIDTTKAHPARVYDVFLGGKDNYPADREAAAMALAANPRGYLTVRHNRDFMRRAVTLAANDGVRQFLDIGTGLPTQQNVHQIAQALAPESRVVYVDNDPVVLVHAQALLTSGPEGRTDYIEADLREPDRILEAARRTLDFDRPVALVLAAVLHFIEDETARPVVKQLVGSLAPGSFVVLSNVSSDLNPEQVGNITKGFKERGFAMVRRSHSQMERFATDNGLELLDPGIVPVHRWRPERVVDLPEARNPDPEFLADLDELDRTRYHGINDVTDADVSVYGLVARKH; translated from the coding sequence ATGAGCGCCGACGCACCCGCCCCTGACGCCACCGAGCTCAGGAAGCGCATCGACACGACGAAGGCGCACCCCGCACGGGTGTACGACGTCTTCCTCGGCGGCAAGGACAACTACCCGGCCGACCGCGAGGCCGCCGCCATGGCCCTGGCCGCCAACCCGCGCGGCTACCTCACCGTGCGGCACAACCGGGACTTCATGCGGCGGGCGGTCACCCTCGCGGCGAACGACGGCGTCCGGCAGTTCCTGGACATCGGCACCGGGCTGCCGACCCAGCAGAACGTGCACCAGATCGCCCAGGCCCTCGCGCCCGAGTCACGGGTGGTCTACGTCGACAACGACCCGGTCGTCCTCGTCCACGCGCAGGCGCTGCTCACCAGCGGCCCGGAAGGCCGTACCGACTACATCGAGGCCGACCTGCGCGAACCGGACAGAATCCTGGAGGCGGCCCGCCGCACCCTCGACTTCGACCGGCCCGTCGCCCTCGTCCTCGCCGCCGTCCTCCACTTCATCGAGGACGAGACCGCCCGCCCCGTCGTGAAGCAGCTCGTCGGCTCCCTCGCACCCGGCAGCTTCGTCGTCCTCAGCAATGTCAGCTCCGACCTCAACCCGGAGCAGGTCGGCAACATCACCAAGGGGTTCAAGGAGCGCGGCTTCGCCATGGTCCGCCGCTCCCACTCCCAGATGGAACGCTTCGCCACCGACAACGGTCTGGAGCTGCTCGACCCCGGGATCGTCCCCGTGCACCGCTGGCGGCCCGAGCGGGTCGTGGACCTGCCGGAGGCCAGGAACCCCGACCCGGAGTTCCTGGCGGACCTGGACGAGCTGGACCGTACGCGCTACCACGGCATCAACGACGTCACCGACGCGGATGTCAGTGTGTACGGCCTGGTGGCGCGCAAGCACTGA
- a CDS encoding dipeptidase: MSDTPDSAVHAYTERHRAAFLDDLAEWLRIPSVSAQPEHEGDVRRSAEWLSAKLKETGFPVAEVWETDGAPAVFAEWPSDDPAAPTVLVYGHHDVQPAAREDGWSTEPFEPVIRDGRMYGRGAADDKGQVFFHTLGVRAHLAATGRTTPAVHLKLVVEGEEESGSPHFRALVEQHADRLAADAVIVSDTGMWNETTPTVCTGMRGLAECEIELHGPEQDIHSGSFGGAVPNPATEVARLVAALHDTDGRVAVPGFYDGVAELTATERALFAELPFDEDTWLRTARSGAASGEAGYSTLERIWARPTAEVNGIGGGYQGAGSKTIIPSSARVKISFRLVAGQDPDHVQQAVQAWAEARVPAGIGHRITFLPATRPCLTPLDHPALRAVARAMGRAFGQKILFTREGGSGPAADLQDVLGAPVLFLGISVPSDGWHAPDEKVELGLLFKGVETAAHLWSEMAAALR, from the coding sequence ATGAGCGATACCCCGGACAGCGCTGTCCACGCGTACACCGAGCGGCACCGCGCGGCCTTCCTCGACGACCTCGCCGAGTGGCTGCGCATCCCCTCCGTATCCGCTCAGCCGGAGCACGAGGGCGACGTACGGCGCAGCGCCGAGTGGCTGTCGGCGAAGCTGAAGGAGACCGGCTTCCCGGTCGCCGAGGTCTGGGAGACGGACGGGGCGCCCGCCGTCTTCGCCGAGTGGCCGTCCGACGACCCGGCGGCCCCCACGGTCCTGGTGTACGGGCATCACGACGTCCAGCCCGCCGCCCGCGAGGACGGCTGGAGCACCGAGCCGTTCGAGCCGGTGATCCGCGACGGCCGGATGTACGGACGCGGCGCGGCCGACGACAAGGGGCAGGTGTTCTTCCACACCCTCGGCGTCCGGGCGCACCTCGCCGCGACCGGCCGCACCACCCCGGCCGTCCACCTCAAGCTCGTCGTGGAGGGCGAGGAGGAGTCCGGCTCCCCGCACTTCCGCGCCCTGGTCGAGCAGCACGCCGACCGCCTCGCCGCGGACGCCGTGATCGTCTCCGACACCGGCATGTGGAACGAGACCACTCCGACCGTCTGCACCGGGATGCGCGGCCTCGCCGAGTGCGAGATCGAGCTGCACGGGCCGGAGCAGGACATCCACTCCGGCTCCTTCGGCGGCGCCGTCCCCAACCCGGCGACCGAGGTCGCCCGCCTCGTCGCGGCGCTCCACGACACGGACGGGCGGGTCGCGGTCCCCGGCTTCTACGACGGCGTGGCCGAACTGACCGCCACCGAACGCGCCCTCTTCGCCGAGCTGCCGTTCGACGAGGACACCTGGCTGCGCACCGCCAGGTCCGGGGCGGCATCCGGCGAGGCGGGATACTCCACGCTGGAGCGGATCTGGGCCCGCCCCACCGCCGAGGTCAACGGCATCGGCGGCGGCTACCAGGGCGCCGGCAGCAAGACGATCATCCCGTCGTCCGCCCGCGTCAAGATCAGCTTCCGCCTGGTCGCGGGTCAGGACCCGGACCACGTCCAGCAGGCCGTACAGGCCTGGGCCGAGGCCCGCGTCCCGGCCGGAATCGGCCACCGGATCACCTTCCTCCCCGCCACCCGCCCCTGCCTGACGCCCCTGGACCACCCGGCGCTGCGGGCCGTCGCCCGCGCCATGGGCCGGGCCTTCGGCCAGAAGATCCTCTTCACCCGGGAAGGAGGCTCCGGTCCCGCCGCCGACCTCCAGGACGTGCTCGGCGCACCCGTCCTCTTCCTCGGCATCTCCGTACCGTCCGACGGCTGGCACGCCCCCGACGAGAAGGTCGAACTCGGCCTGCTGTTCAAGGGCGTGGAGACAGCCGCCCACCTCTGGAGCGAAATGGCGGCCGCCCTCCGCTGA
- a CDS encoding mycoredoxin gives MPGTVTMYSTTWCGYCRRLKGQMDREGIAYTEINIEQDPESAAFVEKANGGNQTVPTVLVVPAGGGDDVVMTNPSLAQVKQALAV, from the coding sequence ATGCCGGGCACTGTGACGATGTACAGCACCACGTGGTGCGGCTACTGCCGTCGGCTCAAGGGTCAGATGGACCGCGAGGGCATCGCCTACACCGAGATCAACATCGAGCAGGACCCGGAGTCGGCGGCCTTCGTCGAGAAGGCCAATGGCGGAAACCAGACGGTTCCGACGGTTCTGGTGGTCCCGGCCGGCGGCGGTGACGACGTCGTCATGACGAACCCGAGCCTGGCCCAGGTGAAGCAGGCCCTCGCGGTCTGA
- the nudC gene encoding NAD(+) diphosphatase, which translates to MSTFDNATADRPIGLTAPSGIDRAAHHRLDEAWLSAAWSHPTTRVFVVSGGQVLIDDTDDGTELVMTPAFEAPVTETHRYFLGTDADGVSYFALQKDTLPGRMDQSARPAGLREAGMLLGPRDAGLMVHAVALENWQRLHRFCSRCGERTVIAAAGHIRRCQACGAEHYPRTDPAVIMLVTDDQDRALLGRQVHWPEGRFSTLAGFVEPGESIEQSVAREVYEEAGITVGEVEYVASQPWPFPSSLMLGFMARATTYDIDVDGEEIEEARWFSREELTAAFESGEILPPFGISIASRLIELWYGKPLPKPLRATG; encoded by the coding sequence GTGAGCACCTTCGACAACGCCACCGCAGACCGGCCCATCGGTCTGACCGCGCCGAGCGGCATCGACCGCGCGGCGCACCACCGCCTCGACGAGGCATGGCTGTCCGCCGCGTGGAGCCACCCGACGACCCGGGTCTTCGTCGTCTCCGGCGGTCAGGTGCTGATCGACGACACCGACGACGGCACCGAACTCGTGATGACGCCCGCCTTCGAGGCACCCGTCACCGAGACCCATCGCTACTTCCTCGGCACGGACGCCGACGGTGTCAGCTACTTCGCCCTCCAGAAGGACACCCTCCCGGGCCGCATGGACCAGTCGGCCCGGCCCGCCGGGCTGCGCGAGGCCGGGATGCTCCTGGGCCCCCGCGACGCCGGTCTGATGGTGCACGCGGTCGCCCTGGAGAACTGGCAGCGGCTGCACCGCTTCTGCTCCCGCTGCGGCGAACGCACGGTCATCGCGGCGGCCGGCCACATCCGCCGCTGCCAGGCCTGCGGCGCCGAGCACTACCCGCGCACCGACCCGGCGGTCATCATGCTCGTCACCGACGACCAGGACCGCGCCCTGCTGGGCCGCCAGGTCCACTGGCCCGAGGGCCGCTTCTCCACGCTGGCCGGATTCGTCGAGCCGGGCGAGTCGATCGAGCAGTCCGTGGCACGCGAGGTCTACGAGGAGGCGGGCATCACCGTCGGCGAGGTCGAGTACGTCGCCAGCCAGCCCTGGCCGTTCCCCTCCAGCCTGATGCTCGGCTTCATGGCCCGCGCCACGACGTACGACATCGACGTGGACGGCGAGGAGATCGAGGAGGCGCGCTGGTTCTCCCGCGAGGAGCTGACGGCCGCCTTCGAGTCCGGCGAGATCCTGCCCCCGTTCGGCATCTCGATCGCGTCCCGCCTGATCGAGCTCTGGTACGGAAAGCCCCTTCCGAAGCCGCTCCGCGCGACGGGCTGA
- a CDS encoding SAM-dependent methyltransferase, whose product MSADAPAPDAAELRKRIDTTKAHPARVYDVFLGGKDNYPADREAAAMAAKANPRGHLDVRHNRDFVRRAVTVLADGTGIRQFLDIGTGLPTQQNVHQIAQAIAPDAEIVYVDNDPIVLVHAQALLTSSPEGRTDYIEADLREPDRILEAARHTLDFDRPVALVLAAVLHFIEDETAHPVVARLLDALPSGSHLVLSHLSADMNPGPITKVAETFHKRGFSFVLRRREEIERFVTDNGLELLDPGIVPSRHWRPDHAADATEAEGPAPERLDHLDEGRYVSISEATDEDVNIYVLVARKP is encoded by the coding sequence ATGAGCGCCGACGCACCCGCCCCCGACGCCGCCGAGCTCCGCAAGCGCATCGACACGACGAAGGCGCACCCCGCACGGGTCTACGACGTCTTCCTCGGCGGCAAGGACAACTACCCGGCCGACCGCGAGGCCGCCGCCATGGCGGCGAAGGCCAATCCGCGCGGGCACCTCGACGTGCGGCACAACCGGGACTTCGTCCGGCGGGCCGTGACCGTACTGGCGGACGGGACGGGCATCCGGCAGTTCCTGGACATCGGCACCGGGCTGCCGACCCAGCAGAACGTCCACCAGATCGCCCAGGCCATCGCCCCGGACGCGGAGATCGTCTACGTCGACAACGACCCGATCGTCCTCGTCCACGCGCAGGCGCTGCTCACCAGCAGCCCCGAGGGGCGTACCGACTACATCGAGGCCGACCTGCGCGAACCGGACAGAATCCTGGAGGCGGCCCGCCACACCCTCGACTTCGACCGGCCCGTCGCCCTCGTCCTCGCCGCCGTCCTCCACTTCATCGAGGACGAGACCGCCCACCCGGTCGTCGCGCGGCTGCTCGACGCGCTGCCGTCCGGCAGCCATCTCGTCCTGAGCCACCTCAGCGCCGACATGAACCCGGGGCCGATCACCAAGGTGGCCGAGACGTTCCACAAGCGGGGCTTCTCGTTCGTGCTGCGCCGGCGCGAGGAGATCGAGCGCTTCGTCACCGACAACGGTCTGGAACTGCTCGACCCCGGGATCGTCCCGTCGCGGCACTGGCGGCCGGACCACGCGGCCGACGCGACCGAGGCCGAGGGGCCCGCGCCGGAGCGGCTGGACCACCTGGACGAGGGCCGGTACGTCAGCATCTCCGAGGCGACCGACGAGGACGTCAACATCTACGTCCTCGTGGCACGCAAGCCCTGA
- a CDS encoding WhiB family transcriptional regulator, which produces MQLEAHAPSVPPSDTISPPGLTEDSTLTPLTALTALDDAIENLGVPVPCRAYDPEVFFAESPADVEYAKSLCRTCPLVEACLAGAKERREPWGVWGGELFIQGVVVARKRPRGRPRKNPVAA; this is translated from the coding sequence GTGCAACTCGAAGCGCACGCCCCGTCAGTACCGCCTTCCGACACGATCTCCCCGCCCGGCCTCACGGAGGACTCCACCTTGACCCCCCTCACCGCGCTCACCGCGCTCGACGACGCCATCGAGAACCTCGGTGTGCCCGTCCCCTGCCGTGCCTACGACCCGGAGGTCTTCTTCGCGGAGTCCCCGGCCGACGTCGAGTACGCCAAGTCCCTCTGCCGCACCTGCCCGCTCGTCGAGGCCTGCCTCGCCGGCGCCAAGGAGCGCCGCGAGCCGTGGGGTGTCTGGGGTGGCGAGCTCTTCATCCAGGGTGTCGTCGTCGCCCGCAAGCGTCCGCGTGGCCGTCCGCGCAAGAACCCGGTCGCGGCGTGA